One Canis lupus baileyi chromosome 1, mCanLup2.hap1, whole genome shotgun sequence genomic window, TGCTGTGAATTGGAAGAATGCCAGCACCCTTGCCTAGAGCTGGAGCCCTTTGAATGTGGCTGTGATGAGATCCTGGTGTACCAGCAGGAGAACCCTCTGGTGACCTGTGATCAAGTGGTTCTTCTTGTCAAGGAAGTCATCAATAGGAGGTGTCCAGAGATGGTCTCCAACAGCCGGACGTCCTCAACAGAAGCCGTGGCAGGCAGTGCCCCGCTGTCTCAGGGATCTTCTGGGATTATGGAGTTGTATGGTTCTGACGTAGAGCCACAGCCCAGCTCTGTGAATTTCATAGAAAACCCTCCAGATCTGAGCGATTCTAACCAGGCTCAGGTGGATATGAACGTAGACCTTGTCAGCCCAGATAGCGGGTTGGCCACTATTAGGAGCAGCCGTTCATCCAAGGAGAGTTCAGTTTTCCTCAGTGATGACAGTCCAGTAGGAGAAGGTGCAGGGCCTCACCACAGCCTCCTCCCGGGGTTTGACTCCTATAGTCCCATCCCTGAAGGAGCAGTAGCAGAAGAACATGCCCGGTCAGGAGAACACAGTGAATCCTTTGACCTCTTCAACTTTGATCAAGCCCCCATGGTTTCTGGGCAATCTCAACCATCTTCCCATTCTGCAGACTACTCACCTGCAGATGACTTCTTCCCCAATAGTGATTCATCAGAAGGACAACCCCCTACGAGGCCTAAAGAAATCAATGGGATAGGGATGGACTTGTCTAATTACTCACCCAGTTCGCTTTTGTCAGGAGCTGGCAAAGATAACCTTGTGGAATTTGATGAAGAGTTTGGTCAGAGACAAGAAAGTCCCCAGAATCACTCTGAAAGAAATTTGAGCCTGACAGGTTTTGTGGGAGAGAAATCTCCTTCACCAGAGAGgctaaaaaatattggaaaaaggGTCCCACCAACACCTATGAATAGCTTTGTAGAAAGCTCACCATCTACCGAAGAACCAGCTCTACTCTATCCAGAAAATGTGACCCCCAAAGCAGTAGATGCAGGTCACATAGGGCCACCTCAGACCCGTGCAAGGTGCAGCAGCTGGTGGGGTGGTTTGGAAATTGACTCTAAAAATATTGTAGATGCATGGAGTTCCAGCGAACAGGAGTCTGTCTTCCAGAGCCCCGAGTCATGGAAAGATCATAAGCCAAGCCCAGTTGATCGGAGAGCCTCCGATTCTATATTTCAACCAAAGAGTCTTGAATTCCCAAAGTCAAGTCCTTGGGAGTCTGAATTTGGTCAGCCAGGGCTTGACAGCAATAATATTCAAGACCAAAATGAGGACAATTTGCAGTTTCAGAATGTGCCCACAGAGAAATCAAATTTGCCAAATTCTCCTCAGGGAACGAATCACCTGATAGAAGACTTTGCTGCCTTGTGGCATTCTGATCGTTCTCCCACAGCGATGCCAGAACCATGGGGAAACCCCACAGAAGACGGTACTCCAGCTTCTACGGTGTCATTCCCAGCCTGGAGTGCATTTGGTAAAGAAGATAGCACCAAAGCTTTGACAAATACCTGGAATCTGCACCCAACGAGTGGTGAGACACCTTCTGTGAGGGACCCAAGTGAGTGGGCCATGGCAAAAagtgggttttcttttccttcagaagACAATTCACCCAGTGAGGGAAATAATGAAGTAGCTCCAGAAATCTGGGGCAGGAAGAACCACGACCCCAGGGATAGCATCCTTATATCTGGCAACCCCACCTCTGATCTGGATCATGCGTGGAATAGTTCTAAGCCATCACAGGAAGATCAGAATGGTTTAGTGGATCCAAACATTAGGGGCAAGGTGTATGAAAAGGTCGATTCCTGGAACCTTTTTGAGGAGGGTATCAAGAAAGGAGGGTCAGACGTCCTGGCACCTTGGGAAGATTCCTTCTTATATAAATGTTCCGATTACAGTGCATCCAACATGGGGGAAGATTCGGTGCCTTCCCCCTTAGATACCAACTACTCCACGTCTGACTCTTACACTTCGCCAACATTTGCTGGAGacgaaaaagaaacagaaaacaagccaTTTGCTGAAGAGGGAGGCTTGGAGTCAAAAGATGCTAACTCTGCCACAGGGGAGACTGAGATGCCTCCTCAGTCACCGCAGCAGCCAGCTAGAAATCGAATTGGCTCAGATCCTGGGAACCTAGAAATGTGGGGTTCCCCTGATACAGAAAATAATCCTCAAATAAATGTCACTCATAACTTGGATAAAGATTTACTCGAGACAGAGCCCACAGATGATAAGAATATCTCCCTGGAGGATGACATCGGGGAAAGCAGCCTGTCCAGTTACGACGACCCCAGCATGATGCAGCTGTACAACGAAACCAACCGGCAGCTCACGCTTCTGCACAGCAGCACCAACTCTCGCCAGGCGGTCCCTGACAGTCTCGACCTGTGGAACAGGGTGATTCTGGAGGACACGCAGTCCACTGCGACCATCTCCGATGTGGACAATGATTTGGACTGGGATGACTGCAGTGCAGGTGTGGCGATCTCCAGCGAAGGTCAAGCACAAGGATACATGGCTCAAGGTACCGAACCCGAAACCCGATTTTCAGTGAGACAGCTGGAACCATGGGGTGTGGAGTATCAGGAAGCAAGTCAGGCAGATTGGGAACTCCCTGCCTCTTCTGAGCATATCAAGGACCCTCCTGCCAACGAGTATCACACCCTGAATGAAAAAAGTGGGCAGCTAATTGCGAATAATATTTGGGATTCCGTCATGAGGGATAATGACATGTCTTCGTTAATGTTATCAGGCCAATCATATGTTACAGATTCTGAACAACACACGTCACTTCCTGAAACTCCCAGCTCATCGGAAAAAATTAAGGACAGTTATATCCCAGAGGTGCTAGAAGCCTCTGAAGCCAATGAGTCAGGAGCACTTGATCCTGATAAGcaggagatgggcagaggaaCCCCACCAAATGATGCAGTGTCCTTGGCAACCAACCTCGAGAATCCAGGGCATTTTGCACCCTCAGATCCATGGAAAGGTCCTAGCTACGGACAGAGTGAAAGTGAGGGAAAAGCTCATGGAGCTGCTGCTAGGGAGTGTCTCAGTGAGGAGATGCTAGATAGAGCCTCGGGGATTCCTGAAAAAGGGCAAAGTGACCAGGAATGCTCTTCCCCAATTTCATCTCAACATCAAGACATCTGCGATGAATCAGGCAAAATCATCTCTCTTTCAGACACTTCCAGTCCTCAGACTGAGAAACCGCAGGAGGTTTCAGAGCATAAGAAAGGGTCTTACAATCCAGATCCCTGTGATGTGCACACAGAGGTGTCCACAAACAACCCACAGGCCAAAGAGATCTGCGAAAAGCACCTCATGTATCACGGCAATTCAGGTGAAACCACTGAAATTTCAGATAGCTTCAATTTAACCAGAAATTTATCTTTACCTGAAATGGATCTTGAGAAAACTGAAGAATGTAATATTCTGGAGCCAGGGAGCTTGAACCAAGAGCCACCCCATGAGTGTCCCCAAAGCCTTGACATTTGGGATGGCTCTATAGACAGTGACTTGCAGGTCAATTTGCCAAGTTCTGAGATACCTAAGAATCTTGAAGTTAAGAGTACTGAAAACAGCGCTCCAGGAGCTAATCTATCAGGAAATTATCACAGAGATAGTATTTCCAGTGAGTATTCACATTCGAGTGCATCGAGTCCTGGCCTAAATGATTCTTCATCTGCATTGCCTTCCTGGGACCAGGGACCCAATGTGGGGCACCAGAAACAGAATCAGGATGATTGGAGCAAACAGAATCACCAAGAATCTGCACTAATTACTACTGACAGCCAAGTGGGAGTAATGACTGAAatgaaggatgtggagaaaaacagAATAGACAGGTTGGAAAAGAATTTAGATCACAAGCTTCCTAAATTTTTAGAGATTTGGAATGACTCAGTAGATGGTGATTCCTTTTCCTCGTTATCCAGCCCTGAAACAGGCAAATGTTCTGAATATTCAGATGCATATCAAGAAAGAAATCTAGTGGTTAGTCAGCAGGAGAAAAACGAGCAAGACATTTCTAAAACTCTGCAGCCAGAGGATGCCAGGTTCATGTCAACAAGCTCAGGTTCTGATGATGAGAGCATAGACGATGAAGAGTCAGTGGACAAGGAGGTCCATTTGGGCACATGCCAAGCTGTTCAGAGTGAAACCAGGGCTTGGGATTCACTGAATGAACCTAGTAAGTTCCTGGCCACAGCTGATCCCAACTCTGATGAATTTTCTACCTATGGAGGTGGTTCAGAACCAACAGAGAATAAATCCACCCCGCTCTGTGAGAATCAACAAAGCAGCCCTGATCACTGGAATTTCTCACCACTAAAGGAGACTGAACTCCAGATTACAGAAGTGGATAAGGAGACGAGATCTCCAGAAACAGGGAAGACAGGAGATATCCTGTGGCAGATCTCTCCCCTAAGTGAATCAAAGAATGAGAATCCTTCTAAATTGGAAATGCTTGGCTTCTCAGCCGAGAGCACTGAGTGGTGGAATGCCTCTCTACAAGGAGGGCGACCTATTCAGAGTGCATTTGAGAGGGAATTACCTAGCTCAGGTAGTGTGTTAGAGATGAGTTCTTCAGTATACCAAACCATGAGTCCCTGGGGAGTACCCATTCAGGGTGATAGTGAACCCGTGGAATCACAAGGTACCAGTCCTTTCACTGAGGAACATCAATCACCCTTTCTGGATGGCAATGACAAGAACTCCCATGAGCAACTTTGGAACATTCAACCAAGGCAGCCAGACCCAGAAGCTGATCAGCTTAGCCAGCTTGTAATATTGGACCACGTTAAAGAAAAGGATTCTGGAGAGGAAACCTTCGTGTCCTCTGCTGGTCAAGAACTGACTTCTGAAACACCAACCCAGGAGCAGCAGTGTCAGAACACTGTGATGTCTATCTGGGATCAGTCAGGCCCAACATTTACTCACACAGATGAAAATGGTTGTGTTATAGCTAATGTTTCGACTGTTGAGTGTCAAGAAACAAAGtggtggaaagaaggaaaatcataTCCCGGTGAAATAATGAATTCAAGCGTTGCCTCAGAAGATTTCCCCACTGTCAATTCTCCGACTCAGTTGATAAAGAAGTCAGACTCCGAATGGGATGTCTCTACCCCTAGTGAGGGCCCCCAAGGCACATTTGTTCCAGATATTTTACATGGCAACTTCCAAGAGGGTGGGCAACTGGCCTCAGCTTCGCCTGATTTGTGGATGGATGCTAAGCAGCCCTTCAGTGTGAAAGCAGATGGTGAGAATCCAGATATACTGACTCACTGTGACCATGACAGCTATTCTCAGGCTTCCAACAGCCCTGATATATGTCACGATTATGAAGCCAAGCAAGAGACTGAGCAGCACATCAGGGCTCGAGTAGGACCTAAAGGGGAAGCCAGTGAGTTATATGTCACTGAGCCAGAGATGGATGAAGAACCCAATCAGGAGCCTGGGCAGGAATTTGTCCCATGTAATTCAGAACTATCTTCTGAAGATGTGGTTCCACTGCCTCCAATCAGGGATCAAGCGAACACAAGTGACTCATCTCAGTTGGCCTCTCACAAATCTTCCTCTGAACCTTCTGAAATAAATGGTGGGAATGATACAGGTTTCAAAGCATCAGAGAAAGGAGCTGCCCCAGATGCAGCACCAACTCTGCAACTTGTGGACAGAACAATCCCAACAGTTGAAAACGTGGGAACCAGCATTTTTGTAACTCCTCAAGAGCCAACTACGGACAGCAACAGCTCTCTGATGTCGGAGGACTTTTCTCCTAAAAGCCAGACAGATGCAGGAGCCTTGTTGGACCATGTTACTACTGAGAATCCTGCCACTGGCCCTGATGCCTTGCTAGCCTCAGATACTTGTCTGGATGTAAGCGAAGCTGCCTTTGACCACAGTCTCAGCGATGCCTCAGGTCTTAACACATCCACAGGAACAATAGATGACATGAGTAAATTGACATTATCAGAGGGCAACCCTGAAACACCAGTTGATGGGGATGCAGGGAAGCAAGATATCTGTTCATCTGAAGCCTCGTGGGGTGATTTTGAATATGATGTCATGGGACAAAATATCGATGAAGAATTAATGAAAGAGCCTGAACATTTTCTCTACGGGGGTGAGCCTCCCCTGGAAGAAGATGCTCTGAAGCAATCGCTGGCACCTTACACTCCTCCCTTTGATTTGTCCTATCTCACAGAACCTACTCTTGAGGTCAAAACAACAGAGGGAGCTGGGTCTCCAGAGGATGAGTCTTTGGGGAGTGATGCAGCCGAGATACTGCTTTCTGCCCTTCCTGATCAGAGAAGCAAGGAAAATCATGCAGAGATCCAAAACAGCCAGCCTGGGCAGCTGGTTGTGCTGCATATCCATGAAGACTCTGAGCCCGTGTCTTTGCCTGCTGGAGTTGAGGCCAACCTTGAGTTGTCTCCATCAAACATTGACTGGGAAGTAGAAACAGACAACTCAGATTCACCAGCAGGTGGAGACGTAGGACCACCAAATGGTAAGAAACACCCTCTtcctccactcccccacccccccctccctgAAACTGCTGCTTTCATGCAATTAACATATTTGTAAACCAAGCTCTTCCTACCTaggtgggaagaaaaaaagaggaactaACTGCATTTGTAATGCATACTTAACCAAGTTCTGCATTGCAGCAGTAATGTCTGCTACTTGTATAATACCTATCTTTGAGAGTgcctgagaaaataaaacagctcgaccaaaaaaaaaaaaaaatcttaaattatctCTCCTCAGATGGATCATTTGCAAAGATCACAAATCACATAATGTGTTAATTCAGCCTTGTTCGCCCCTTCTCGCCTTCATCTTCCACTTCTAGGTGTGAGCAAGGGACTGTCAGAGttggaagaagaaaatgtaattcctatcaaagCGCCTGAGCAGAGAACAGCAGAATGCAGGGAAGAAAGGTACAAAGAGAAGAATGAACATCATATGGATTACATACTTGTAAGCCATGGAGAAGATTCAACCCCAATGCCAGAGGCCAGTGAAGCCAGACAAAACACACCTGAATTAGAAGAGTTTCACACAGGTTCTGAAGACACAGGGCTGCGAGGAACTCAGCTAGCAGGCTTCCCAGGTTCCTGTCAGCCTGCTTccataaatgaaagagaagatcATTCTGTAGAGAAAATGTCTCCCAAAGGGGATAAGAGATCATCTCTCGGGAGCCCTGGGCAAGACCCGAGCTGGATGGTCTTAGACCATATTGAGGTTGGTGATCAGCCATTGGAAGCTAGGAACTCGAGGCTTGGATGCTCTGGCAAGGTCATAGAACTGATCTCTGATTGTGGCTTGGGCAAGGGTCCCCAAATGCAGGTTCTAGGAGGAGAGAAGCCTCTCGAATCTTTAGCACTAGAAGAGGCCCCTGGTCTGGGCAGCCAGTCACAGAAGAGCAAGAGCCGAGGCAGAGCCACCCCAGACGCAGTTATGTATCAGGCTGTCACCCATGACAATGAATGGGAAATGCTTCCACCACACCCTTCTCAGAAAAACAAGATCCATGAAACGGAAATGGAGGAGGAGACAGAGTTTCTTGAGCccaaaacaaggaaactgagaccggACGGGTAAGCCAAAagccaggtttattttattttattttttttcctaaaaatactgTATTAGAATCTGGGGAAATGATGAGTGATTGTGAAATATGAGGAATAACTAGACAATAGGAGCTTTGCTTCTATATATGGCAAAGCATACCATCAGTAAAAGCAGCTGCTAAATAACCATAAAGATCTCGATGCTTTGTGTGTATTTTCAGCCAAAAAAAACCCCTTCAGTTTCCATTCAGAGTCTATACTTATCCTTCCTACTTACACTTACTCCACCTACTCAATACCTATTTTACTCTTAAACAGGCAGTTGAAACCAGAGAAGGGAGGTCACTGACATTTACTCATATAGTGTCAAGCAGTTTGctcacattatctcatttaatatttacaacaaCCCTGAGGTGGTAGGtattattacctttattttccACATACTGGTGGTGGTGCCTGGAATTAGGTAACCAGAGTGAACACTCTGGGGTTTGAAGATTTTTACCTCCAAAGCTAATACTTTTCCAGCAGACACGCTGCCTATCTCACACAAAGGGCAAATCTGGTTTTATGTGGTAGTAGGTAACTTACTAGGAGGTTATGTGATACCTGACTTAGCCTAGGTGATAGCCTAGGAAGGCTAACTAAGGAGACTCCACAGCAGGCTCAAAATCTTAGTGTGAAACATTCACTCTCTGACTGGCTGAAAAATTGGCAAACAACCATCAAACtagtgattcattcattcattcaccatctGGTGTCTGAGAATCTGCTCTGTATGGAGTTTCTGGGTAGCCAGTGGATATATGGCAAGATGTCATGGAACAGGAGGTCATCTCTGCCCTCAAGCTTTCTAGGCCCTGTTAACACCATGAAGGGTTGTTTGTTCCTCTTCATTTGTCCTGATAAAGCCCTCTTGCTCCCAAGGACAAAAGGGCAAATTGTGACAAGTGAAGGGGAAGATTatgtttcctctttaaaatgtaGTGGGAAAGAGATGtctttttcctactcattttggGAGTATAAAGGACGACGCATACCACATACTCACTGTGAGTCAAAGAATCTGGATTCCAGCCTGGCTCTACCATTACTGGTTATGTATTTTGGGATTAACCCGAGACTTAAATTTCTCCATCCATAAAATTGGTGGCTTGGGCTGGAGGATCTCCGGCCTTCCTCACGTTCACATTTGTGCAAGCTTGATCATGTGTGAACAGAGTGTGTCTGGGAGAGCTTTGGTATTCATAAATTACATCTCTCCAGGAAAGGAGTAAGCAAACAAGAAAGAGCAACGAGTATATGAAGGGTTAGTAAAGTGCCATAAAGAGTTAAAAGCTCAAATTCAAGTGCAGCTTCATAAATCCAGACCTTTTCAGTTGGcctaatctttctttcttcctgtcaaGCTATTTCCTTCCAGAGAGACCCCAGATCCGTTATCAGAAAGAGAGTAGCAGATGGATCCCAGCAGCCCTGCTGGCATTGTTATAGATTGAGCTAAGAACTCAGGCATCCTCGAGTTGGCTGAGCTATTGTTTGGCTTCTTGTCTGAATTTTGCACATGCCCCTGCGATCCAACAGATGATACTGTTCAGTTGTGCCACTAGCCCTCTTTCTTCCAATAAGATTTCTTTGCTCACATTTTTCTGCTCAACCCCTGCAGTAATGACAATTTTCTCACAATTAGCGGAGGGCGCTGATTTTCCCACTGGCATTTGTATTACCTTTTGCATGAATAATTTACTCTGAATGTATTCAAAAGGTTCCCTCTGTGCTGGATTTTGAGAGGGGTACGGAGTTGTTGAAAACAGTGATTCTCTAAGTGGGGTCTTAAAACCAGAAGCCCAGGGCGCccggctgactcagttggtaggacactggactcttgatcttggggttgtgacttGAAGCCCCACGCTGGCCATAGAggttactattaaaaaaaaagctaaaaaaaccAGCAGCCCCATTATGACTTGGGTgtttgctagaaatgcaaattgctAATCCTACTccatactcttctttttttttttttttaactttttatttatttatgatagtcacagagagagagagagagaggcagagacacaggcagagggagaagtaggctccatgcagggagcccaacgcaggactcgatcccaggtccccaggatcgcgccctgggccaaaggcaggcgctaaaccgctgcgccacccagggatccctccatacTCTTCTTGAATCAAGACCTCCAGTGGGGTCTAGCCATCTGTGCTTTAACACGAGTAATTCTGATGCATGCTTAAGTTTGAGAACCTCTGGTCTAAAACGTTCTCCCAACTCTCTGGGAGTTTTCAGATTTAGAAGGGAGTTAAACACAGGTTAAAGAGGTAGCTAACAGTGTAACATGTAAATCACGGTAGCTAAAGACCAacgtgtatataaatataaatagctaCCTGTCACGAGTATTTGCCATGAATGGGGTACTAAGCCCTGTGTGTGTACTACGTCACATTACCGTGGCAGGAATTCCACAAGGCAGGACACTGATGTTCAGAAAGTTGAATCACTTGGTCTGGTTTTTAGTTAGAAGGTGAAGAAGCTGGGACTTGAATTTACATCTATGTTCACAGTGTGTGTTCATGCTAGTAAACCAAGAGAGGAGGCATCTGCCTAGGGCACCTTTATGGAGGAGGAACCAGAGGTGGCTTATTATCCACCTGCGATTAGGAGGCAGAGTGCCTAGGGCCCCCAATATTGTAAAGGGCCCATGTGACACTAtgaaatttcttttaacatttaaagaacaaaaatgattATACTCCTGTGtggattatattttcttctaccaATGAAGGTGTAAAATgaagttttggatttttttttttttttaatgaaggaaagAGCCTGTGAAAGTACCAGTGCCTAAGGCCCACTAAAGTCAGAATGTGGCCCTGAGAGGTGTCATTCTAGATGAGCATTAAAGGAAGGTCATAATCTGGAAAGGCAAAGAAGAGGGTAAGAGGTTGGCCAGGCTGTCTAGGGAGAGGGAGATGAAGCAAACCATGGACACAGGAAGATGATCACAGAAGCAATATTAGATAGTCCTATTTTTCTgactaaaaactggaaacatctTCTGACACAGAATTTGGTCataaggcagaaaaaataaaatgaaatttgggCTTCAAAAACAGGAGTAGGCTGATGGTATATGCAATATGACATGCCAGCTACGAATTGGCttcttgccctcccctcccccagctgcacCCCCTCATTCAAGTTCTCACGCTGTTTTGAGAACAGCAaaccatattttcaaaatatcgAGGAAGCCTCCGAAGGTGGCTTTTCTCTTTGTACTTCACTGACTGTCTCTTGTTCACAAAACTTGTCATGGCGTGGGGAGAGAAACTCTCTTTGTTGAGATTTGCAGCACTGTGTTCTGGTTCCTGGGATCAATCTTCCGTCTTCCCAGAGGCTTTGCCAACACCTTGGTCATCCTCCAGCTGTCAACCCACCAGCCCAGGATCACATACCAACTCTTGAGACAGTGGTGGCTACGCCTGATCGTCTCATTGTGGTCACAGAGAACACCATCTGCACAGTAATCTGCACCACACATAATTGCCTTAAAATCAAGAACCATTTGTAGGCTTATTTTAAAGAAGGCGTGGTTGCAAGAATGTCATGTGAAAAAAAGGGTCATTTGTTTCCGTactagtcagggttctccagagaaacagagccaataAAAGCAATAGATCTCCATCTATCTACTgatccagaggaagagagaaagagagagagagagagaagtgattttaaggaattggaaTTGGCTCACCCAGGTATAAgggctggcaagtctgaaatctagGATAGGCCAGTGGGCTAGAAACTCAAGCAAGAGTTGTTGCAGTCTTGAGTCTGAATTCTGCAGGACAGCGGgctggaaactgaggcagagtcTCTGTGTTGCAGACTTGAGgagagttctttctttttcaggcaGCTCCAGACCTTGATCCTAAGGCCTTTAACTGATTAGTCCAGATCCTCCATTCTCACCTCCCACATTCTGGAGGATAATCTGTCTTACTCCAAGACTGCCGATCTCAGTGCTAATCACGTGTAAATAACACcatcacagcaacatctagactggtgttGGACCAAATAACTGGGCACCACAGCCTAGCCAAGttacaaataatattaataatcgTAGGTTATATTCAAAAAGCTTGAACTAGCTACATGCTAGGTGAATGTGAAACCATTAACATTTGTAAACTCACCACCATCTAAATGATATAAAAAGTAGGTTGATCCATATACA contains:
- the PRUNE2 gene encoding protein prune homolog 2 isoform X4; this translates as MEEFLQRAKSKLNRSKRLEKVHVVIGHKSCDLDSLISAFTYAYFLDKVSPPGVLCLPVLNIPRTEFNYFAETRFILEELNISESFHIFRDEINLHQLNDEGKLSITLVGSNVLASEDNSLESAVVKVINPVEQSDGGLEFGESSSSLVVKEILQEAPELITEQLAHLLRGSILFKWMTMESENISEKQEEILSILEEKFPSLPPREDIINVLQETQFSAQGLSIEQMMLKDLKELSDGEIKVAISTVSMTLENCMFHSNISSGLKAFADKFGFDVLILLASYLSEEEQPRRQIAVYSQNLELCSQICCELEECQHPCLELEPFECGCDEILVYQQENPLVTCDQVVLLVKEVINRRCPEMVSNSRTSSTEAVAGSAPLSQGSSGIMELYGSDVEPQPSSVNFIENPPDLSDSNQAQVDMNVDLVSPDSGLATIRSSRSSKESSVFLSDDSPVGEGAGPHHSLLPGFDSYSPIPEGAVAEEHARSGEHSESFDLFNFDQAPMVSGQSQPSSHSADYSPADDFFPNSDSSEGQPPTRPKEINGIGMDLSNYSPSSLLSGAGKDNLVEFDEEFGQRQESPQNHSERNLSLTGFVGEKSPSPERLKNIGKRVPPTPMNSFVESSPSTEEPALLYPENVTPKAVDAGHIGPPQTRARCSSWWGGLEIDSKNIVDAWSSSEQESVFQSPESWKDHKPSPVDRRASDSIFQPKSLEFPKSSPWESEFGQPGLDSNNIQDQNEDNLQFQNVPTEKSNLPNSPQGTNHLIEDFAALWHSDRSPTAMPEPWGNPTEDGTPASTVSFPAWSAFGKEDSTKALTNTWNLHPTSGETPSVRDPSEWAMAKSGFSFPSEDNSPSEGNNEVAPEIWGRKNHDPRDSILISGNPTSDLDHAWNSSKPSQEDQNGLVDPNIRGKVYEKVDSWNLFEEGIKKGGSDVLAPWEDSFLYKCSDYSASNMGEDSVPSPLDTNYSTSDSYTSPTFAGDEKETENKPFAEEGGLESKDANSATGETEMPPQSPQQPARNRIGSDPGNLEMWGSPDTENNPQINVTHNLDKDLLETEPTDDKNISLEDDIGESSLSSYDDPSMMQLYNETNRQLTLLHSSTNSRQAVPDSLDLWNRVILEDTQSTATISDVDNDLDWDDCSAGVAISSEGQAQGYMAQGTEPETRFSVRQLEPWGVEYQEASQADWELPASSEHIKDPPANEYHTLNEKSGQLIANNIWDSVMRDNDMSSLMLSGQSYVTDSEQHTSLPETPSSSEKIKDSYIPEVLEASEANESGALDPDKQEMGRGTPPNDAVSLATNLENPGHFAPSDPWKGPSYGQSESEGKAHGAAARECLSEEMLDRASGIPEKGQSDQECSSPISSQHQDICDESGKIISLSDTSSPQTEKPQEVSEHKKGSYNPDPCDVHTEVSTNNPQAKEICEKHLMYHGNSGETTEISDSFNLTRNLSLPEMDLEKTEECNILEPGSLNQEPPHECPQSLDIWDGSIDSDLQVNLPSSEIPKNLEVKSTENSAPGANLSGNYHRDSISSEYSHSSASSPGLNDSSSALPSWDQGPNVGHQKQNQDDWSKQNHQESALITTDSQVGVMTEMKDVEKNRIDRLEKNLDHKLPKFLEIWNDSVDGDSFSSLSSPETGKCSEYSDAYQERNLVVSQQEKNEQDISKTLQPEDARFMSTSSGSDDESIDDEESVDKEVHLGTCQAVQSETRAWDSLNEPSKFLATADPNSDEFSTYGGGSEPTENKSTPLCENQQSSPDHWNFSPLKETELQITEVDKETRSPETGKTGDILWQISPLSESKNENPSKLEMLGFSAESTEWWNASLQGGRPIQSAFERELPSSGSVLEMSSSVYQTMSPWGVPIQGDSEPVESQGTSPFTEEHQSPFLDGNDKNSHEQLWNIQPRQPDPEADQLSQLVILDHVKEKDSGEETFVSSAGQELTSETPTQEQQCQNTVMSIWDQSGPTFTHTDENGCVIANVSTVECQETKWWKEGKSYPGEIMNSSVASEDFPTVNSPTQLIKKSDSEWDVSTPSEGPQGTFVPDILHGNFQEGGQLASASPDLWMDAKQPFSVKADGENPDILTHCDHDSYSQASNSPDICHDYEAKQETEQHIRARVGPKGEASELYVTEPEMDEEPNQEPGQEFVPCNSELSSEDVVPLPPIRDQANTSDSSQLASHKSSSEPSEINGGNDTGFKASEKGAAPDAAPTLQLVDRTIPTVENVGTSIFVTPQEPTTDSNSSLMSEDFSPKSQTDAGALLDHVTTENPATGPDALLASDTCLDVSEAAFDHSLSDASGLNTSTGTIDDMSKLTLSEGNPETPVDGDAGKQDICSSEASWGDFEYDVMGQNIDEELMKEPEHFLYGGEPPLEEDALKQSLAPYTPPFDLSYLTEPTLEVKTTEGAGSPEDESLGSDAAEILLSALPDQRSKENHAEIQNSQPGQLVVLHIHEDSEPVSLPAGVEANLELSPSNIDWEVETDNSDSPAGGDVGPPNGVSKGLSELEEENVIPIKAPEQRTAECREERYKEKNEHHMDYILVSHGEDSTPMPEASEARQNTPELEEFHTGSEDTGLRGTQLAGFPGSCQPASINEREDHSVEKMSPKGDKRSSLGSPGQDPSWMVLDHIEVGDQPLEARNSRLGCSGKVIELISDCGLGKGPQMQVLGGEKPLESLALEEAPGLGSQSQKSKSRGRATPDAVMYQAVTHDNEWEMLPPHPSQKNKIHETEMEEETEFLEPKTRKLRPDGLPSEDVGMDISFEEGMPSPSAADMRPEPPNSLDLSDAHPRRIKLTAPNINLSLDQSEGSVLSDDNLDSPDEIDINVDELDTPDEADSFEYTGHEVSTSNKDSGQESESIPEYTAEEEREDNRLWRTVVIGEQEQRIDMKVIEPYRRVISHGGYYGDGLNAIIVFAACFLPDSSRADYHYVMENLFLYVISTLELMVAEDYMIVYLNGATPRRKMPGLGWMKKCYQMIDRRLRKNLKSFIIVHPSWFIRTILAVTRPFISSKFSSKIKYVNSLSELSGLIPMDCIHIPESIINIDLKLKGKP